The following coding sequences lie in one Mucilaginibacter sp. KACC 22773 genomic window:
- the proB gene encoding glutamate 5-kinase: protein MSFNYQRIIIKIGSNVFTQENGLPDLQRIEHLVGQIAAIKKQGKEVILVSSGAVASGRSLITISEKYDAIAARQLLASIGQVKLINTYSQLFEQFDILCSQVLVTKEDFRDRMHYLNMKNCLDLLLQHQVVPVVNENDVVSVTELMFTDNDELAGLIASMLNAQALIVLTNVDGIYNGDPKAPGSAVIEEVAGSVVDFAAFVSSGKSQFGRGGMITKSTMSQKTAQLGIAVHIANGKRDNILTDVLENKVIHTRFIPNKTASGKKKWIAHSEKSATGAVLVNAGAKAALISSKATSLLPVGIAAVITDFKKGDIIKLMDENQKLIGLGIAEYGSDKAKERIGQKNQKPLVHYDYLYLQG from the coding sequence ATGTCTTTCAATTACCAGCGTATCATCATCAAAATCGGTTCCAATGTTTTTACCCAGGAAAACGGCTTGCCCGACCTGCAACGTATCGAACATCTGGTTGGCCAGATAGCCGCTATCAAAAAACAAGGAAAAGAAGTGATCCTGGTATCATCAGGCGCTGTCGCTTCCGGCCGGAGTTTGATCACCATATCCGAAAAATATGATGCTATTGCCGCAAGGCAGCTTTTAGCCTCTATAGGGCAGGTAAAATTAATCAATACTTATTCGCAGCTGTTTGAACAATTTGATATCCTTTGCTCGCAGGTATTGGTTACCAAAGAGGATTTCAGGGACAGGATGCATTATTTGAATATGAAAAACTGCCTCGACCTGCTGCTACAGCACCAGGTTGTACCGGTGGTTAACGAAAATGATGTGGTATCGGTAACCGAACTGATGTTTACGGATAATGATGAACTGGCCGGATTAATTGCATCTATGCTGAACGCGCAGGCGTTAATTGTGCTAACCAATGTTGATGGCATATATAACGGTGACCCTAAAGCGCCGGGCTCGGCCGTCATTGAAGAGGTGGCCGGTTCGGTAGTTGATTTTGCAGCCTTTGTTTCTTCAGGAAAATCGCAGTTTGGCCGCGGGGGAATGATCACCAAATCAACCATGTCGCAAAAAACGGCACAGTTGGGTATCGCAGTGCACATTGCCAATGGCAAACGCGACAATATATTAACGGATGTATTGGAGAATAAAGTGATCCATACCCGGTTTATTCCTAATAAAACAGCGTCAGGCAAAAAGAAATGGATAGCCCATTCCGAAAAGTCGGCCACAGGTGCAGTGTTGGTTAATGCAGGTGCCAAAGCCGCGTTGATATCCAGCAAGGCCACAAGTTTGCTGCCCGTTGGAATTGCAGCAGTAATAACCGACTTTAAAAAGGGCGATATTATTAAGCTAATGGATGAAAACCAAAAGCTGATAGGCCTTGGAATCGCCGAATACGGATCGGACAAAGCCAAAGAACGCATCGGGCAAAAAAACCAAAAGCCTTTGGTGCATTATGATTATCTTTATTTACAAGGTTAA
- a CDS encoding TIGR03915 family putative DNA repair protein: protein MYTLVYDGTFEGLLTAVFEIYDRKLFHVKLIKGEWRTSAMFEEVLQVITDEHRANRVLKGLRKKLSAAGIQRLYIAHMAEMENEESAIVGFIRYVFDTDVNVEEDYGNKYVMRLSEILKMVRREKHRMEAFIRFQKLKDETYYAAIEPDFNVLPLIIRHFKNRYTDQKWIIYDIKRRYGIHYDLHDTQYITLDFSEVNKPADVISAFTEDEKIYQQLWKSYFTSVNIVARKNTRLHLRHIPKRYWRHLTEKI, encoded by the coding sequence ATGTACACTCTTGTTTACGATGGAACATTTGAAGGTTTGCTTACCGCCGTATTTGAAATATACGACCGCAAATTGTTTCACGTAAAGCTTATAAAAGGAGAGTGGCGCACCAGTGCCATGTTTGAAGAAGTGTTACAGGTAATAACTGACGAGCATCGCGCCAACAGGGTGTTGAAGGGCTTAAGAAAAAAACTCTCGGCTGCGGGGATTCAACGCCTGTACATTGCTCATATGGCCGAAATGGAAAATGAAGAGAGCGCCATTGTTGGGTTTATCAGGTATGTTTTTGATACAGACGTAAATGTTGAAGAAGATTACGGCAATAAATACGTGATGCGCCTATCGGAGATTTTGAAGATGGTGAGGCGCGAAAAACATAGGATGGAAGCTTTTATCCGTTTCCAGAAACTAAAAGATGAAACTTACTATGCCGCCATTGAGCCTGATTTTAACGTACTTCCCTTAATTATCAGGCATTTTAAAAACCGGTATACCGACCAAAAATGGATCATTTACGATATTAAACGCCGGTACGGCATTCATTATGATTTACACGATACACAGTATATCACGCTGGATTTTTCGGAAGTTAACAAACCTGCAGATGTTATAAGTGCTTTTACCGAAGACGAAAAAATATATCAGCAACTTTGGAAAAGCTACTTTACCAGTGTAAATATTGTAGCCAGGAAGAATACCAGGCTACATTTAAGACATATTCCCAAAAGATATTGGCGGCATTTAACTGAAAAAATTTAG
- a CDS encoding glutamate-5-semialdehyde dehydrogenase gives MSYNIYFENARVAGRKPTLAPALINQVLLDVAAEAIAQTNLILAENQKDLDLMDPKDPKYDRLKLTAARIEAIAADMISVAKLDSPLGKQLSEAQMPNGLSISKVRVPLGVVGVIYEARPNVTFDVFALCFKTGNISILKGGSDADYSNRAIIGIIHNVLNKHHIDTNMVTLLPAEREATAALLNAIGYVDVLIPRGSQSLIDFVRDNSKVPVIETGAGIVHTYFDLTGNLEKGAEIIANAKTRRVSVCNALDCLIIHAERLSDLPRLSHVLSEKGVELFADERAYEALKASYPDALLHKAQPEHFGTEFLSMKMAIKTVDSFEAALEYIAINSSKHSEAIISEDAENIATFLNDVDAAAVYANASTAFTDGAQFGLGAEIGISTQKLHARGPMGLEELTSYKWIVKGNGQTRNP, from the coding sequence ATGAGTTACAATATATATTTCGAGAACGCACGGGTTGCAGGCCGCAAACCTACCCTCGCCCCTGCCCTTATTAACCAGGTTTTATTGGACGTGGCCGCCGAAGCAATTGCCCAAACCAACCTGATATTAGCCGAAAACCAAAAAGATCTTGATTTGATGGATCCGAAAGATCCTAAATATGACAGGTTGAAACTCACGGCAGCCCGTATTGAAGCTATTGCTGCCGATATGATCAGTGTTGCAAAATTGGATAGCCCATTAGGCAAGCAGCTTTCAGAAGCGCAGATGCCCAATGGCCTGTCTATTTCCAAAGTGCGCGTACCATTAGGTGTTGTTGGTGTAATTTATGAAGCCAGGCCCAATGTTACTTTTGATGTATTCGCCCTCTGCTTTAAAACTGGCAACATCAGTATTTTAAAAGGCGGCAGTGATGCCGACTACTCTAACCGTGCCATTATCGGCATAATTCATAACGTGTTAAATAAGCACCACATAGATACCAATATGGTTACCCTGTTACCTGCAGAACGAGAGGCTACGGCGGCTTTACTAAATGCCATTGGATATGTTGATGTATTGATACCACGCGGCAGCCAGTCGCTTATTGATTTTGTGCGGGATAATAGTAAAGTACCTGTTATTGAAACCGGTGCAGGTATTGTACATACTTATTTTGATTTAACAGGCAACCTTGAAAAAGGTGCGGAGATTATTGCCAACGCCAAAACCCGCAGGGTGAGTGTATGTAACGCCCTTGATTGCCTGATTATTCATGCCGAAAGATTAAGTGACTTGCCCCGGTTAAGTCATGTACTCAGTGAGAAAGGAGTTGAGTTATTTGCTGATGAAAGGGCTTACGAAGCATTAAAAGCCAGTTATCCTGACGCTTTATTACATAAAGCGCAGCCTGAGCATTTTGGCACCGAATTTTTATCGATGAAGATGGCTATCAAAACGGTTGATAGTTTTGAAGCGGCACTTGAATATATCGCCATTAATAGTTCTAAACACAGCGAGGCTATCATATCTGAGGACGCCGAAAATATTGCCACCTTTTTAAATGATGTTGATGCGGCAGCGGTTTACGCCAATGCATCCACAGCCTTCACAGACGGCGCACAATTTGGCTTAGGCGCCGAGATTGGCATCAGTACCCAAAAACTCCATGCACGGGGGCCTATGGGTCTCGAGGAGCTTACCAGTTACAAATGGATTGTTAAGGGTAACGGGCAAACCAGAAACCCGTAA
- a CDS encoding putative DNA modification/repair radical SAM protein — MNAERITEKLNILADAAKYDVSCASSGSKRKNDNKGLGNASNGICHSYTEDGRCVSLLKILLTNHCIFDCAYCVSRKNNDIKRAAFTVQEVVDLTINFYRRNYIEGLFLSSGIFKDADYTMERLVRVAKKLRIENNFNGYIHLKSIPGASDELMREAGLYADRLSVNLEMPTEAGLKLLAPEKNRQDMINPMNFLKNEIILRTEEKKLFKRAPLFAPAGQSTQVIIGATPESDQQVLQSASYFYKSFNLKRVYYSGYVPVLADKRLPDLNTSVPLVRENRLYQADWLMRFYGFHVNEIVNNQNPLLDLDIDPKLSWAIRNMQAFPVDINKADVQMILRVPGIGLLSAQKIVSARKFAKLSWEQLKKIGVALNRARYFIVCKSNEFERRDLTGNNIKQFILAESQSKYNKNTQTQLNLF; from the coding sequence ATGAATGCAGAAAGGATAACAGAGAAGTTGAATATTTTGGCTGATGCCGCTAAATATGATGTGTCATGCGCCTCGAGCGGTAGCAAGCGTAAAAATGATAATAAAGGCCTCGGCAATGCCAGCAACGGTATTTGCCATAGTTATACAGAGGATGGGCGATGTGTATCGTTACTTAAAATACTGCTTACCAATCACTGCATTTTTGACTGCGCGTATTGCGTGTCACGCAAAAACAACGATATCAAACGGGCAGCATTTACGGTTCAGGAAGTTGTTGACCTTACCATTAATTTTTATCGGCGAAATTATATCGAGGGCCTGTTTTTAAGTTCGGGTATTTTTAAAGATGCCGATTATACCATGGAGCGCTTGGTAAGGGTAGCTAAAAAGCTTCGCATCGAAAATAACTTTAACGGGTACATACATCTAAAATCCATCCCCGGCGCAAGTGACGAGTTGATGCGCGAGGCTGGTTTGTATGCCGATAGGTTGAGTGTAAACCTGGAAATGCCTACCGAAGCCGGATTGAAATTGTTGGCTCCGGAAAAGAACCGGCAGGATATGATAAACCCAATGAATTTCCTGAAAAACGAGATCATCCTGCGGACTGAAGAAAAGAAACTTTTTAAAAGAGCGCCGCTGTTTGCGCCTGCCGGTCAAAGTACCCAGGTAATTATCGGCGCTACTCCCGAAAGTGATCAGCAGGTGTTACAATCGGCCAGTTATTTTTATAAAAGTTTCAACCTAAAGCGTGTTTATTATTCGGGTTATGTGCCTGTGTTGGCCGATAAGCGTTTACCAGACCTGAATACATCGGTGCCACTGGTGCGTGAGAACCGGCTTTACCAGGCGGATTGGCTAATGCGTTTTTACGGTTTTCATGTTAATGAAATAGTAAACAATCAAAATCCCTTGCTCGATCTGGATATCGACCCTAAATTGAGTTGGGCTATCCGTAATATGCAGGCTTTTCCTGTCGACATCAATAAAGCCGATGTGCAAATGATTTTACGTGTGCCGGGCATCGGGTTGCTATCGGCGCAGAAAATAGTTAGCGCGCGCAAGTTTGCCAAGTTGAGCTGGGAACAATTGAAAAAGATAGGGGTGGCCCTTAACCGGGCCCGCTACTTTATTGTTTGTAAAAGCAATGAGTTTGAACGCCGTGATTTAACGGGTAACAACATCAAACAATTTATCCTGGCCGAATCGCAAAGCAAATACAATAAAAATACGCAAACCCAACTTAACCTGTTTTGA
- a CDS encoding TonB-dependent receptor, which translates to MKTLINSFKLIALFVLLVPAISHAQLNGSYIISGVVKDDHGQPLIGTTVSIKGTTNSTASDSTGKFSLTTSAKLPYTLVFTAVGFQPQEFFVKNANSALNIQLSSQSLLINEVVVTASRKEEKLLRSPVAIEKLSINALKQSPGPSFYDALENVKGVQMTTTSITLKVPNTRGFNSPNNFRFMQLVDGVDMQSATLGVPLGNAIGPTELDIASIEITPGAAAALYGTNAINGLSNLITKDPFRYQGLSVYHREGLNHVGNDRLGASALNETAVRYAKAFNNKFAFKVNFSYMQGKDWQSDTRNDQNPYYLKTANPGFPALTGTSNAAYDGWNKYGDDALAGSNTVSIKGLTVDGKAMPNLTVARTGYNEVDLVDPKVTNLKLDGTLSYKLTPNTILSYTYRYGRLDGVFQRGNKISLQGATVQNHKVELKGKEFLVRAYESIENTGNSFNVKPLADNLDLNHASNSAWGTTFKNALNAYGSANGGLTSANLAAAEQAARAAADKGRVEPGTPEFDALRKTIIGINNWDIKSSLIPNAPVTGGAALVQKSHMYNAEAQWDLTSRVKVVDLLVGGDVRVYAITPDGNNFVDFSRPIADRNTPLADGSFGKDVIYKKYGAFTQVTKTFFDEKLKLFGSVRWDYNPYFDPKFTPRLAAVYTLNENHNFRFTFQNGYRFPSLFEALSYVNNGRVKRVGSLPFINDGLGYLGNSYTQTSVANFNSVVNAAGGTDQVALANRNLLKVADLPPARPEQITSYEVGYKGIVLDNKVFIDIDAYTNRYNGFLGQVQVFVPNGTTVGTDAAVLAMLDINRDPTTGTSSNAASQGQSRYRVYTNAKNIYHNYGSSAGISYNFYKRYTVSGNVSFNKLKAQTTSDIFVTGFNTPEWSGNLSFGNREVAKNVGFNIVYKWQESFLWESPLVTGKVPAIGTFDAQVTYRVPAYYATFKVGATDIFNKRYYQYAGGPTIGGLYYVSVTLDGLLAGK; encoded by the coding sequence ATGAAAACACTTATAAATTCATTTAAACTTATAGCACTTTTTGTACTCCTCGTCCCGGCGATAAGCCATGCCCAGCTTAATGGTTCATACATCATCAGCGGAGTTGTAAAAGATGACCATGGCCAACCGTTAATAGGTACAACCGTTAGTATTAAAGGTACAACCAACAGCACTGCATCTGATAGTACCGGTAAATTCTCGTTAACCACCAGCGCTAAACTACCCTATACGTTAGTTTTTACAGCTGTGGGCTTTCAGCCGCAGGAATTTTTCGTTAAAAACGCCAACAGTGCGCTAAACATCCAGTTAAGCAGTCAATCGTTATTGATTAATGAGGTGGTAGTAACCGCATCCCGCAAAGAAGAAAAGCTTTTACGTTCGCCGGTTGCTATCGAAAAGCTGAGTATTAACGCGCTTAAACAGTCGCCCGGCCCAAGCTTTTACGATGCTTTGGAAAACGTTAAGGGCGTGCAGATGACAACCACCAGTATAACACTTAAAGTGCCTAACACACGCGGTTTTAACAGCCCGAACAACTTCAGGTTTATGCAGCTGGTTGATGGTGTTGATATGCAATCGGCTACCTTAGGTGTTCCGCTGGGTAATGCCATTGGCCCAACCGAACTGGATATTGCCAGTATAGAAATTACGCCTGGTGCAGCAGCAGCGCTATATGGCACAAACGCCATCAACGGTTTATCAAACTTAATAACTAAAGATCCTTTTAGATACCAGGGCTTAAGTGTTTATCACCGCGAGGGTTTAAACCATGTGGGCAATGACAGGTTAGGTGCAAGCGCCCTTAATGAAACCGCTGTACGTTATGCCAAAGCATTTAACAATAAGTTCGCTTTTAAAGTAAACTTTAGCTACATGCAGGGTAAAGACTGGCAGTCTGATACCCGTAACGATCAAAACCCGTACTATTTAAAAACCGCCAACCCCGGTTTCCCGGCCTTAACGGGCACCAGCAATGCTGCTTATGATGGCTGGAACAAATATGGAGATGATGCCCTTGCCGGTAGCAATACCGTGTCAATAAAAGGCCTTACAGTTGATGGTAAAGCAATGCCAAATCTTACAGTTGCCCGTACAGGATACAACGAGGTTGATTTGGTTGATCCGAAAGTTACCAACCTGAAACTGGATGGTACATTATCTTATAAATTAACGCCTAATACTATACTGTCTTACACTTACCGTTACGGCAGGCTCGACGGTGTATTTCAACGAGGCAATAAAATATCGCTGCAGGGCGCAACGGTGCAAAACCATAAAGTCGAGCTAAAAGGAAAAGAATTTCTGGTTCGCGCTTACGAATCGATAGAAAATACCGGTAACTCATTCAATGTAAAACCGCTGGCAGATAACCTGGATTTGAACCATGCCAGTAACTCGGCCTGGGGCACCACTTTTAAAAACGCGTTAAACGCCTACGGTTCTGCAAATGGAGGCTTAACATCTGCAAACCTGGCCGCTGCCGAGCAAGCCGCAAGAGCTGCCGCAGATAAAGGCAGGGTAGAACCGGGTACGCCGGAATTTGATGCTTTGAGAAAAACCATCATAGGCATCAACAACTGGGATATTAAATCGAGCCTGATACCAAACGCACCGGTAACCGGTGGCGCGGCACTGGTGCAAAAAAGCCATATGTACAATGCCGAAGCGCAATGGGATTTAACAAGCCGGGTTAAGGTAGTTGACCTGTTGGTTGGTGGTGATGTGCGGGTATATGCCATTACCCCGGATGGTAACAACTTTGTCGATTTTAGTCGCCCGATTGCCGATAGGAACACGCCTTTGGCTGATGGCAGCTTTGGTAAAGATGTGATCTACAAAAAGTATGGCGCGTTTACCCAGGTGACTAAAACGTTCTTCGACGAAAAATTGAAGCTATTTGGATCGGTTAGATGGGATTATAACCCTTATTTTGATCCTAAATTTACGCCTCGTTTAGCGGCTGTTTATACTTTGAATGAGAACCATAATTTCAGGTTCACGTTCCAGAATGGTTACCGCTTTCCTTCATTATTCGAGGCCCTGTCGTATGTAAACAACGGACGTGTTAAACGTGTAGGCAGTTTGCCGTTCATTAACGATGGTTTGGGTTATTTGGGCAATAGCTATACTCAAACTTCGGTAGCAAATTTTAACTCAGTTGTTAACGCGGCCGGCGGTACCGACCAGGTTGCGCTGGCCAACAGGAACCTGTTGAAAGTTGCCGATTTGCCACCCGCGCGTCCGGAACAGATCACTTCATATGAAGTAGGTTACAAAGGAATTGTATTAGATAATAAAGTGTTTATTGATATCGACGCCTACACTAACCGTTACAACGGCTTTTTAGGACAGGTACAGGTATTTGTACCAAATGGTACAACCGTAGGCACAGACGCTGCTGTATTAGCCATGCTTGATATTAACCGCGACCCAACAACAGGCACGTCCAGCAACGCTGCAAGCCAGGGGCAAAGCAGGTATCGCGTTTATACCAATGCTAAAAACATTTACCATAACTATGGTTCATCGGCAGGTATTAGTTATAACTTTTATAAAAGATATACCGTATCTGGTAACGTAAGTTTCAATAAACTAAAAGCCCAAACCACATCAGATATTTTTGTGACCGGTTTCAATACCCCTGAATGGTCGGGCAACCTATCGTTCGGTAACCGCGAAGTAGCCAAAAATGTAGGCTTTAACATCGTTTACAAATGGCAGGAGTCGTTCCTGTGGGAAAGCCCGTTGGTAACAGGCAAGGTGCCTGCAATTGGCACATTTGATGCCCAGGTTACTTATCGCGTTCCCGCTTACTACGCTACCTTTAAAGTTGGTGCAACCGATATTTTTAACAAACGTTATTATCAGTATGCCGGCGGCCCAACTATCGGTGGCTTATATTATGTATCGGTTACGCTTGATGGATTGCTTGCCGGTAAATAA
- a CDS encoding Ohr family peroxiredoxin encodes MKSEDGVIDMELKAPAAMGGEDGYPNPELLFAGAWGACYLGALGSVGIRDGVNVTQATVDVHITFNKEGASSYALSAELHVHIPGVDWDVAQKLADAAHKGCPYSKATRGNIEVKVIAD; translated from the coding sequence ATAAAATCTGAAGACGGCGTAATTGATATGGAGCTAAAAGCTCCTGCGGCTATGGGAGGCGAAGATGGTTATCCTAACCCCGAATTATTGTTTGCAGGTGCATGGGGCGCTTGTTACCTGGGCGCACTTGGTTCGGTAGGTATCAGGGATGGCGTAAATGTTACCCAAGCTACAGTTGATGTGCACATTACTTTTAATAAGGAAGGTGCTTCATCATATGCTTTATCTGCCGAGCTTCATGTACATATCCCTGGCGTTGATTGGGATGTGGCCCAAAAACTGGCTGATGCTGCACATAAGGGTTGTCCGTATTCAAAAGCAACAAGAGGTAATATTGAAGTAAAGGTGATAGCCGATTGA